One Paraburkholderia kururiensis DNA window includes the following coding sequences:
- the betB gene encoding betaine-aldehyde dehydrogenase, protein MPSYGLQRLYIGGEYVDATSGETFDTFDPATGDKLATVQQASAADIDRAVQSAREGQRAWAALTAMQRSRILRRAVELLRERNDALAELEMHDTGKPIAETRAVDIVTGADVIEYYAGLAPAIEGEQIPLRAESFFYTRREPLGVTAGIGAWNYPIQIACWKSAPALAAGNAMIFKPSEVTPLSASKLAEIYIEAGVPPGVFNVVQGDGRVGALLTAHEGIEKVSFTGGVETGKKVMSMAGASSLKEVTMELGGKSPLIVFDDADLDRAADIAVTANFFSAGQVCTNGTRVFVHAAVQAAFEARVLERVKRIRIGKPSDPQTNFGPLASAAQLDKVLGYIESGKREGARLVAGGTRLVDGHFASGQYVAPTVFADCRDDMRIVREEIFGPVMSLLTFRDEEEVIARANATHYGLAAGVVTESLARAHRVIHRLEAGICWINTWGESPAEMPVGGYKQSGVGRENGIATLGHYTRIKSVQVELGRYQAVF, encoded by the coding sequence ATGCCTTCCTACGGCCTGCAACGTCTCTACATCGGCGGCGAATATGTCGATGCCACCAGCGGCGAAACCTTCGACACGTTCGATCCCGCCACGGGCGACAAGCTCGCCACCGTGCAGCAGGCCAGCGCGGCCGACATCGACCGCGCCGTTCAGTCCGCGCGCGAAGGCCAGCGCGCGTGGGCCGCGCTCACCGCGATGCAGCGCTCGCGCATTCTGCGCCGCGCCGTCGAATTGCTGCGCGAGCGCAACGACGCGCTCGCGGAACTCGAAATGCACGACACGGGTAAGCCCATTGCCGAAACGCGCGCAGTGGACATCGTGACCGGCGCCGACGTGATCGAGTACTACGCCGGCCTCGCGCCCGCTATCGAAGGCGAGCAGATTCCGCTGCGCGCCGAGTCGTTCTTCTACACGCGGCGCGAGCCGCTCGGCGTGACGGCGGGCATCGGCGCGTGGAACTATCCGATCCAGATTGCCTGCTGGAAGTCCGCGCCCGCGCTCGCTGCGGGCAACGCGATGATCTTCAAGCCAAGCGAAGTGACGCCGCTGTCGGCTTCGAAACTCGCGGAGATCTATATCGAAGCGGGCGTGCCGCCTGGCGTGTTCAACGTCGTGCAGGGCGACGGACGCGTCGGGGCGTTGCTCACGGCGCACGAAGGCATCGAGAAGGTCTCGTTCACGGGCGGCGTGGAAACGGGCAAGAAGGTGATGTCGATGGCCGGTGCCTCGTCGCTCAAGGAAGTGACGATGGAGCTGGGCGGCAAATCTCCGCTCATCGTCTTCGACGACGCCGATCTGGACCGCGCCGCGGACATCGCCGTCACGGCCAACTTCTTCAGCGCGGGCCAGGTCTGCACCAACGGCACGCGCGTGTTCGTGCACGCCGCGGTGCAGGCCGCGTTCGAAGCACGCGTACTCGAACGTGTGAAACGCATCCGCATCGGCAAGCCGTCGGATCCGCAGACCAACTTCGGTCCGCTCGCGAGTGCGGCGCAACTCGACAAGGTGCTCGGCTATATCGAAAGCGGCAAGCGCGAAGGCGCGCGGCTCGTGGCGGGCGGCACGCGCCTCGTTGACGGCCACTTCGCGTCGGGCCAGTACGTCGCCCCTACGGTGTTCGCCGACTGCCGCGACGACATGCGCATCGTGCGCGAAGAGATTTTCGGACCGGTGATGAGCCTGCTCACGTTCAGGGACGAGGAAGAAGTGATCGCCCGCGCCAACGCCACGCATTACGGCCTTGCGGCCGGTGTCGTGACGGAGAGCCTGGCCCGCGCGCATCGCGTGATTCACCGGCTGGAAGCGGGCATCTGCTGGATCAACACGTGGGGCGAGTCGCCCGCCGAAATGCCGGTGGGCGGCTACAAGCAGTCGGGCGTGGGCCGCGAAAACGGCATCGCCACGCTTGGGCATTACACGCGCATCAAGTCGGTCCAGGTGGAACTGGGCCGCTATCAGGCCGTGTTCTGA
- a CDS encoding TIGR00366 family protein, with protein sequence MEKTDTGSHAGMAGVVRPAGVAGSPGVIENQQGSPRGRGVVAGLVYVFEQVMPDPFVLSLGLTFVVIVLAAWLAPHGTLPVILTSWYEGTFHILGFALQMILILATGYAIADAPIVQRGLRALASRVTSPARAALLVFPVVGVAAWLNWGLGLIVGALLSREIARRVKVDFAWLVAGSYSAWSVCNSGLSSSIALSQASHGNALNLVEKATGHVVPLADTVFAPFVFIPTVLVVVVMTAIFIRMHPKAEHVIAFSEPHEAGAHADEGDPHARAAGTSSVAARMERSMLGTLLLLALGIGYLAMTWREKGFELDINTTILIFLLAGLALQRTPIAYADAIRRAARQTGSMLLQYPVYGGIMGIMTGTGLAPAIAKTFVAVATPATLALWSYLSSLIITLLIPSAGGHWAVQGPFVLPAALALHASVAHTAMGVAMAENVSNMLQPFWAVPVVAIAGIRIQRVMGYTAVTFAVSLVIYAAALWLIP encoded by the coding sequence ATGGAGAAGACAGACACCGGATCGCACGCCGGCATGGCGGGCGTCGTTCGTCCCGCAGGCGTAGCGGGAAGCCCAGGCGTAATAGAAAACCAGCAGGGCAGCCCACGCGGCCGCGGCGTCGTCGCGGGCCTCGTTTATGTGTTCGAGCAGGTCATGCCCGACCCGTTCGTGCTTTCGCTCGGCCTTACCTTCGTCGTGATCGTGCTTGCCGCGTGGCTCGCGCCGCACGGCACGCTGCCCGTCATCCTCACCTCGTGGTACGAGGGCACGTTCCACATTCTCGGCTTCGCGCTGCAGATGATCCTGATTCTCGCGACGGGCTATGCCATCGCGGATGCCCCCATCGTGCAGCGCGGCTTGCGCGCGCTCGCGTCGCGCGTCACGTCGCCGGCTCGGGCAGCGTTACTGGTGTTCCCTGTGGTGGGCGTGGCGGCGTGGCTCAACTGGGGGCTGGGGCTCATCGTGGGCGCATTGCTGTCGCGCGAAATCGCGCGGCGCGTGAAGGTGGACTTCGCGTGGCTCGTGGCCGGCAGCTACTCGGCGTGGTCCGTGTGCAATAGCGGGTTATCGAGTTCCATTGCGTTGTCCCAGGCATCGCACGGCAACGCGCTCAATCTCGTGGAAAAGGCGACGGGGCACGTCGTGCCGCTCGCGGATACTGTCTTTGCGCCGTTCGTGTTCATTCCGACGGTGCTGGTGGTCGTCGTGATGACGGCGATCTTCATCCGCATGCATCCGAAGGCCGAGCACGTGATCGCGTTCAGCGAGCCGCACGAAGCGGGCGCGCATGCCGACGAGGGCGACCCGCACGCACGTGCCGCGGGCACGTCGTCGGTGGCGGCACGCATGGAGCGCTCGATGCTCGGCACGCTGCTGCTGCTCGCACTCGGCATCGGCTATCTCGCCATGACGTGGCGCGAGAAGGGCTTCGAACTCGACATCAACACGACGATCCTGATCTTCCTGCTTGCCGGTCTCGCGTTGCAACGCACGCCTATCGCCTACGCGGACGCCATTCGCCGCGCCGCGCGTCAGACCGGGTCGATGCTGCTTCAGTACCCAGTCTACGGCGGCATCATGGGCATCATGACGGGCACGGGGCTCGCGCCCGCCATCGCGAAGACTTTCGTGGCGGTCGCGACACCTGCGACGCTCGCGCTCTGGAGCTACCTCAGCTCGCTTATCATTACGCTGCTCATCCCGAGTGCGGGCGGACATTGGGCCGTGCAAGGCCCGTTCGTGCTGCCCGCCGCGCTGGCGCTGCACGCGAGCGTGGCGCACACGGCGATGGGCGTGGCGATGGCGGAGAACGTTTCGAACATGCTGCAGCCGTTCTGGGCAGTGCCCGTGGTCGCGATTGCGGGCATTCGCATCCAGCGCGTGATGGGCTACACGGCGGTCACGTTTGCGGTTTCGCTCGTGATCTATGCGGCGGCGTTGTGGCTGATTCCGTGA
- the betA gene encoding choline dehydrogenase: MAAKEYDYIVIGAGSAGNVLATRLTEDADVTVLLLEAGGPDYRFDFRTQMPAALAYPLQGRRYNWAYETDPEPHMNNRRMECGRGKGLGGSSLINGMCYIRGNALDYDGWAERKGLENWAYLDCLPYFRKAETRDVGANDYHGGDGPVHVTTSKPGANPLFEAMVEAGVQAGYPRTEDLNGYRQEGFGPMDRTVTPKGRRASTARGYLDRAGARPNLTIVTHALTDRILFSGKRAVGVDYLQGNTTVTAHARREVLLSSGAIASPQILQRSGVGPGAWLREAGVPVVLDLPGVGQNLQDHLEMYMQYACKEPVSLYPALLLHNQPAIGIEWLLRGTGIGASNHFEAGGFIRTRDDDPWPNIQYHFLPVAINYNGTNAIRMHGFQAHVGSMRSPSRGRVKLRSRDPREHPSILFNYMAEALDWREFRDAIRITREIMRQPALDRYRGEELNPGAQLTTDAELDAFVRARAETAYHPSCSCAMGYDDMAVVDSEGRVHGIEGLRVVDASIMPRITTGNLNAPTIMLAEKIADRIRGRTPLARVETPYYVANGAPARGKALRSSGAGDAPASGTAGIAGARDAALHTH; encoded by the coding sequence ATGGCAGCGAAGGAATACGACTACATCGTGATCGGCGCGGGCTCCGCGGGCAACGTGCTCGCCACGCGTCTCACCGAAGACGCGGACGTCACGGTACTGCTGCTCGAAGCCGGCGGCCCGGACTACCGCTTCGACTTCCGCACGCAGATGCCGGCCGCGCTCGCGTATCCGCTGCAAGGTCGCCGCTACAACTGGGCCTACGAGACCGACCCGGAGCCGCACATGAACAACCGCCGCATGGAGTGCGGGCGCGGCAAGGGCCTGGGCGGTTCGTCGCTCATCAACGGCATGTGCTACATCCGCGGCAACGCACTCGACTACGACGGCTGGGCCGAACGAAAAGGCCTTGAAAACTGGGCTTATCTCGACTGCCTGCCGTATTTCCGCAAAGCTGAAACGCGCGACGTCGGCGCGAACGACTATCACGGCGGCGACGGTCCCGTGCACGTGACCACGAGCAAGCCCGGCGCGAATCCGCTCTTCGAGGCAATGGTCGAAGCCGGTGTGCAGGCAGGCTACCCGCGCACGGAAGACCTCAACGGTTATCGCCAGGAAGGCTTTGGCCCGATGGATCGCACGGTCACGCCGAAGGGCCGCCGCGCCAGCACGGCGCGCGGCTATCTGGACCGTGCCGGCGCGCGCCCCAACCTCACCATCGTCACGCACGCGCTCACGGACCGCATCCTGTTCTCGGGCAAGCGCGCCGTGGGTGTGGATTATCTGCAAGGCAACACGACGGTCACGGCGCACGCGCGTCGTGAAGTGCTGCTCTCGAGCGGCGCCATCGCCTCGCCGCAGATCCTGCAACGCTCGGGCGTGGGCCCCGGCGCGTGGCTACGCGAAGCGGGCGTACCCGTCGTGCTCGATTTGCCCGGCGTAGGGCAGAACCTGCAGGACCATCTCGAGATGTACATGCAGTACGCCTGCAAGGAACCCGTCTCGCTGTACCCGGCCCTGCTGCTGCACAACCAGCCTGCTATCGGCATCGAATGGCTGCTGCGCGGCACGGGCATCGGCGCGAGCAATCATTTCGAGGCGGGCGGTTTCATCCGTACGCGCGACGACGACCCGTGGCCGAATATTCAGTACCACTTCCTGCCTGTCGCCATCAACTACAACGGCACCAACGCGATCCGCATGCACGGCTTCCAGGCGCACGTGGGCTCCATGCGTTCGCCCAGCCGCGGCCGCGTGAAGCTGCGTTCGCGCGACCCGCGCGAGCATCCGTCGATCCTCTTCAACTACATGGCCGAAGCACTCGACTGGCGCGAGTTCCGCGACGCCATCCGCATCACGCGCGAAATCATGCGGCAGCCCGCGCTGGACCGCTATCGCGGCGAGGAACTGAATCCCGGCGCGCAACTGACGACCGACGCCGAACTCGATGCGTTCGTGCGCGCCCGCGCCGAAACCGCGTACCACCCGTCATGTTCGTGCGCGATGGGCTACGACGACATGGCCGTGGTGGACAGCGAAGGACGCGTGCATGGCATCGAAGGGCTGCGCGTGGTGGATGCTTCCATCATGCCGCGCATCACCACCGGCAACCTCAACGCGCCCACCATCATGCTCGCGGAGAAGATTGCCGACCGCATTCGCGGGCGCACACCGCTCGCGCGCGTAGAGACGCCCTACTACGTCGCCAACGGCGCGCCGGCGCGCGGCAAGGCGCTGCGCAGCAGTGGCGCGGGCGATGCCCCAGCATCGGGCACGGCGGGCATCGCGGGCGCGCGCGATGCGGCGTTGCACACGCACTGA
- a CDS encoding MFS transporter → MPTAAAASASSASQPGRRATAAARLERLPFSGYHRTLFVIIAIAFFFDSVDLGTMTFVLGSIKTEFHLSTATAGLVASASFFGMVLGAALAGLLADRFGRRPVFQWSMVLWGAASYLCSTAQSVEALIVYRVLLGIGMGMEFPIAQTLLSEFVPASSRGRLIALMDGFWPLGFITAGCVSYAVLPHFGWRTVFALLAIPAIFVLIVRRVVPESPRWLEHRGRLGEADAVLAQVETKVMRSKGLASLPAPSLVASNVDTEATTDRRGAFREIWSAAYRQRTVMVWLLWFFALLGFYGLTSWLGALMQQAGFAVTKSVLYTVLISLGGIPGFLCAAWLVERWGRKPTTIASLTGGAVMAYVYGQTALHADSATLLICTGLAMQFFLFGMWAALYTYTPELYGTGARATGSGFASAIGRIGSLIGPYVVGVVLPVFGQGGVFTLGALSFAVAALAVWLMGIETKGLALETLASKTAGAGSVAWQGAADEMR, encoded by the coding sequence ATGCCGACCGCCGCTGCTGCTTCAGCCTCTTCCGCTTCCCAACCCGGCCGTCGCGCCACTGCGGCGGCCCGTCTCGAGCGTCTGCCGTTTTCGGGCTACCACCGCACGCTCTTCGTCATCATCGCGATTGCGTTCTTCTTCGACTCGGTCGACCTCGGCACGATGACGTTCGTGCTCGGCTCCATCAAGACGGAGTTCCATCTGTCGACGGCGACAGCCGGGCTCGTGGCGAGCGCGAGCTTCTTCGGCATGGTGCTGGGTGCCGCGCTGGCGGGACTGCTCGCGGACCGCTTCGGGCGTCGCCCCGTGTTTCAGTGGAGCATGGTGTTGTGGGGCGCGGCGTCGTATCTGTGCTCCACGGCGCAATCCGTGGAGGCGCTGATCGTCTACCGCGTGCTGCTCGGCATCGGTATGGGCATGGAGTTTCCCATCGCGCAGACGCTGCTCTCGGAGTTCGTGCCCGCCTCGTCGCGCGGTCGGCTGATCGCGCTGATGGACGGCTTCTGGCCGCTCGGTTTCATCACGGCGGGATGCGTTTCGTACGCGGTGCTGCCGCATTTCGGCTGGCGCACGGTGTTCGCGCTGCTCGCCATTCCGGCCATCTTCGTGCTGATCGTGCGCCGCGTGGTGCCCGAATCGCCGCGCTGGCTCGAACATCGCGGCCGTCTGGGCGAAGCCGATGCGGTGCTCGCTCAAGTAGAAACGAAGGTCATGCGCTCGAAGGGACTGGCGTCGCTGCCGGCGCCGTCGCTGGTTGCATCGAATGTCGATACGGAGGCCACGACCGACCGCCGCGGCGCCTTCCGCGAAATCTGGAGCGCGGCGTACCGGCAGCGCACCGTCATGGTGTGGCTGCTGTGGTTCTTCGCCTTGCTCGGCTTTTACGGCCTCACGTCGTGGCTCGGCGCGCTGATGCAGCAGGCGGGGTTCGCAGTAACGAAGTCGGTGCTCTATACGGTGCTGATTTCGCTGGGCGGCATTCCCGGCTTTCTGTGCGCGGCGTGGCTCGTCGAACGTTGGGGACGCAAGCCCACCACCATCGCCTCGCTCACGGGCGGCGCGGTCATGGCTTACGTCTACGGACAAACGGCCCTGCATGCCGATAGCGCAACACTGCTGATCTGCACGGGGCTCGCCATGCAGTTCTTCCTGTTCGGTATGTGGGCCGCGCTCTATACCTACACGCCCGAGCTATACGGCACGGGGGCGCGGGCAACGGGGTCGGGTTTCGCGTCGGCCATTGGACGCATCGGGTCGCTGATCGGTCCGTATGTGGTGGGCGTCGTGTTGCCCGTGTTCGGCCAGGGCGGCGTGTTCACGCTGGGGGCACTGTCGTTCGCCGTGGCGGCGCTCGCCGTGTGGTTGATGGGCATCGAAACGAAGGGGCTCGCGCTCGAAACGCTGGCATCGAAAACCGCTGGGGCCGGGTCCGTGGCCTGGCAAGGCGCGGCGGACGAGATGCGCTGA
- the betI gene encoding transcriptional regulator BetI — protein sequence MPKVGMREVRRAQLIDATLLTIDEAGLAGTTLASVAQRANISTGIVSHYFGDKDGLLEATMRHILRDLWAATRRRRIAAKPQPRARLRAVVAANFDVSQVSGPVMKTWLAFWSQSMHEPALRRLQHVNTRRLYSNLCAEFAKALPRGAARRAASGLAAMIDGLWLRGALSGDPFDTRAALRLAHDYIDMLLEARA from the coding sequence ATGCCCAAAGTCGGAATGCGCGAAGTGCGTCGCGCGCAGCTGATCGACGCCACCCTGCTCACCATCGACGAAGCCGGTCTCGCCGGCACCACGCTCGCGTCCGTGGCGCAGCGCGCCAACATTTCGACGGGCATCGTGAGCCACTATTTCGGCGACAAGGACGGGCTGCTCGAAGCCACGATGCGCCACATCCTGCGTGATCTGTGGGCCGCCACGCGGCGCCGCCGCATCGCTGCGAAGCCGCAGCCGCGCGCGCGTCTGCGTGCGGTCGTGGCCGCCAATTTCGATGTGAGCCAGGTGAGCGGCCCCGTCATGAAGACGTGGCTCGCCTTCTGGTCGCAAAGCATGCACGAGCCCGCGCTGCGCCGTTTGCAGCACGTCAACACGCGCAGGCTCTATTCGAATCTCTGCGCGGAATTCGCCAAGGCGCTGCCGCGCGGCGCGGCACGGCGCGCGGCAAGCGGCCTCGCCGCCATGATCGACGGGCTCTGGCTGCGCGGCGCGCTGTCGGGCGACCCGTTCGACACGCGCGCGGCGCTGCGCCTCGCCCACGACTACATCGACATGCTGCTCGAAGCGCGCGCGTAG
- a CDS encoding cytochrome b/b6 domain-containing protein, with protein sequence MAPDHRDAPPPAALPSRTVLIWDWPVRLFHWLTVALVAAAYVTARFNWIDWHVRIGETLLVLVVFRLLWGCFGSQTARFASFVAAPAAALRHLRALARREPDVQAGHNPAGGWMVLLLLALLAAETLTGLYVYNDVADEGPLSEVVPAAVSNAITALHSILWDALAVAVALHVCAVALYAFVWGQNLVRPMLDGRKQLPAHVREPRRAPLWLAILLFALAAGAVTLLANAI encoded by the coding sequence ATGGCGCCTGACCATCGCGATGCGCCGCCTCCCGCGGCGCTCCCATCTCGCACCGTATTGATCTGGGACTGGCCTGTCCGTCTCTTTCACTGGCTTACGGTGGCGCTCGTGGCGGCGGCCTACGTGACCGCGCGCTTCAACTGGATCGACTGGCACGTGCGCATCGGCGAGACGCTGCTCGTGCTCGTGGTGTTTCGCCTGCTGTGGGGATGCTTCGGAAGCCAGACCGCGCGGTTTGCCAGCTTCGTGGCAGCGCCCGCCGCGGCGCTCCGGCATCTGCGTGCGTTGGCGCGCCGCGAACCCGACGTGCAGGCGGGCCACAACCCCGCGGGCGGCTGGATGGTGTTGCTGCTGCTCGCGCTGCTCGCCGCGGAGACGCTGACGGGGCTCTACGTCTACAACGACGTCGCGGACGAAGGCCCGCTCTCCGAAGTCGTGCCCGCCGCCGTCTCGAATGCGATCACGGCCCTGCATTCGATATTGTGGGACGCGCTCGCCGTGGCGGTCGCGCTGCACGTCTGCGCCGTCGCGCTTTATGCCTTCGTGTGGGGACAGAATCTCGTGCGCCCCATGCTCGATGGACGCAAGCAGTTGCCCGCGCATGTTCGCGAGCCGCGGCGCGCGCCGCTCTGGCTCGCCATCCTTCTTTTCGCGCTCGCCGCAGGGGCGGTGACGCTACTTGCGAACGCTATTTAG
- a CDS encoding YceH family protein produces the protein MNTSNESIERPSSRQLTPLEARVLGVLVEKQHTVPDTYPLSLNALTSGCNQKTARSPVMNATEAEVLEAIESLKHASLVFESSGNRVPRFEHNMNRALGVASQSVALLATLILRGPQTAAELRLNSARLHGFADTSSVEAFLDELAAGEAPRVVKLARTPGERENRWAHLLCGEVSQDMPQATAGSDDSVSRTEFETLKAEHKQMASELARLQAAVAQMAAELGIQIDGARES, from the coding sequence ATGAACACGAGCAACGAATCCATCGAACGTCCGTCCAGCCGTCAACTCACGCCGCTCGAAGCGCGCGTGCTCGGCGTGCTGGTGGAAAAGCAGCACACGGTGCCCGACACCTATCCGCTTTCGCTCAACGCGCTCACGTCCGGCTGCAACCAGAAGACCGCGCGCTCGCCCGTGATGAACGCGACGGAGGCCGAGGTGCTCGAAGCGATCGAAAGCCTCAAGCATGCAAGCCTCGTGTTCGAAAGCAGCGGCAACCGCGTGCCGCGCTTCGAGCACAACATGAATCGCGCGCTCGGCGTGGCGAGCCAGAGCGTCGCGCTGCTCGCCACCTTGATCTTGCGTGGCCCGCAGACGGCCGCCGAGTTGCGCTTGAACTCGGCGCGGCTGCATGGTTTCGCGGATACGTCGTCGGTGGAAGCGTTTCTCGACGAACTCGCAGCAGGCGAGGCGCCGCGCGTGGTCAAGCTCGCGCGCACGCCAGGCGAACGCGAGAACCGTTGGGCACATTTGCTGTGCGGAGAAGTGAGCCAGGACATGCCGCAAGCAACGGCCGGCAGCGACGATAGCGTGTCGCGCACGGAGTTCGAAACGCTGAAGGCCGAGCACAAACAGATGGCAAGCGAGTTGGCGCGACTGCAGGCAGCGGTCGCGCAGATGGCGGCCGAACTCGGCATTCAGATCGACGGCGCGCGCGAATCGTAG
- the fdhA gene encoding formaldehyde dehydrogenase, glutathione-independent codes for MSSNRGVVYTGPGKVEVQSIDYPKMVDPRGRDIGHGVILKVVSTNICGSDQHMVRGRTTAPTGLVLGHEITGEVIEVGRDVETLRVGDLVSVPFNVACGRCPTCKEQHTGVCLNVNPSRAGGAYGYVDMGGWIGGQAEYVLVPYADFNLLKFPDRDQAMAKIRDLTCLSDILPTGYHGAVMAGVKPGATAYIAGAGPVGMAAAASARLLGAACTIVGDMNAARLEHARKMGFETVDLSRDASLGEQIAQILGTPEVDCAVDCVGFEARGHGSHGHQEEAPATVLNSLMDITRVAGSIGIPGLYVTDDPGAVDPAAQRGSLSIRFGLGWAKSHSFHTGQTPVMKYNRNLMQAILWDRLPIADIVNVTVVSLDEAPEGYRQFDGGAPRKFVIDPHGLLKAA; via the coding sequence ATGAGCAGCAATCGCGGTGTCGTGTATACCGGGCCGGGCAAGGTCGAAGTGCAGTCGATCGACTATCCGAAGATGGTCGATCCCCGCGGCCGGGACATTGGCCATGGCGTGATCCTGAAAGTGGTGTCCACCAACATCTGCGGCTCGGACCAGCACATGGTGCGCGGACGTACCACCGCGCCCACGGGCCTCGTGCTCGGGCACGAAATTACCGGCGAAGTGATCGAGGTGGGCCGCGACGTGGAAACGCTGCGCGTGGGCGACCTGGTTTCCGTGCCGTTCAACGTGGCGTGCGGACGCTGCCCAACCTGCAAGGAACAGCACACGGGTGTGTGCCTGAACGTGAATCCGTCGCGCGCGGGCGGCGCGTATGGCTACGTCGACATGGGCGGCTGGATTGGCGGCCAGGCCGAATACGTGCTCGTGCCGTATGCCGACTTCAACCTGCTCAAGTTCCCGGACCGCGATCAGGCGATGGCGAAGATTCGCGATCTCACGTGCCTCTCCGACATTCTGCCCACCGGTTACCACGGCGCCGTGATGGCCGGCGTGAAACCGGGCGCGACGGCCTACATCGCGGGCGCGGGCCCAGTAGGCATGGCGGCCGCGGCGTCGGCGCGCCTTCTGGGCGCGGCGTGCACGATTGTCGGCGACATGAATGCCGCGCGTCTCGAACACGCGCGCAAGATGGGCTTCGAAACCGTGGACCTGTCGCGCGACGCGTCGCTCGGCGAGCAGATCGCGCAGATACTCGGCACCCCCGAAGTGGATTGCGCCGTGGACTGCGTGGGCTTCGAGGCACGCGGCCACGGCTCGCACGGCCACCAGGAAGAGGCGCCGGCCACGGTACTCAATTCGCTCATGGACATCACGCGGGTGGCCGGGTCCATCGGCATTCCAGGCCTTTACGTGACCGACGATCCGGGCGCCGTGGATCCGGCGGCCCAACGCGGCAGCCTGAGCATCCGCTTTGGCCTGGGCTGGGCGAAGTCGCATTCGTTCCATACCGGCCAGACGCCCGTGATGAAGTACAACCGCAATCTCATGCAGGCGATTCTGTGGGACCGTCTGCCGATCGCGGACATTGTCAATGTGACAGTGGTGTCACTCGATGAGGCGCCCGAAGGCTACCGGCAATTCGATGGCGGGGCGCCGCGCAAGTTCGTGATCGATCCGCATGGGTTGCTGAAGGCGGCTTGA
- a CDS encoding CHRD domain-containing protein, with protein MSQSVWQRAAATVAGLACAAAMTAAHAAPVSFTVPLTGDQQVPPVQTSGNGSAALTYDADTHVVTWKVTYSGLSSDATMAHFHAPAAAGKNAPPVIWLTKKGSTAISSPISGEATLTPEQAKQFLAGDMYINVHTKDHPSGEIRGQVQPPK; from the coding sequence ATGAGTCAATCAGTGTGGCAGCGCGCGGCCGCAACCGTGGCGGGCCTCGCATGCGCCGCCGCCATGACGGCGGCTCACGCGGCACCCGTGTCGTTCACGGTGCCGCTCACGGGCGACCAGCAGGTGCCGCCCGTCCAGACCTCGGGGAACGGCAGCGCGGCGCTCACCTACGACGCCGATACCCACGTCGTGACATGGAAGGTGACGTACAGCGGCCTTTCGAGCGATGCCACCATGGCGCACTTCCACGCGCCCGCTGCAGCCGGCAAGAACGCGCCGCCCGTCATCTGGCTCACGAAAAAAGGCTCGACGGCGATATCGAGTCCCATCAGCGGCGAAGCCACGCTGACGCCTGAGCAGGCGAAGCAGTTCCTCGCGGGCGACATGTACATCAACGTCCACACGAAGGATCACCCGTCGGGGGAAATTCGCGGCCAGGTGCAGCCGCCGAAGTGA
- a CDS encoding ProQ/FINO family protein yields the protein MPVAMVPFAFMWRGMREQGRGLPKGAIRASASNARDWLSYRRLLDQRDFVKTAPQPRRALSFREGLQEIKKALASNPERQDEGQANAEAPGQTRPADTNKPGTQNARSNGRQGKTGQPGRPSHPRRPGPKPESAAQGPRGPNPDQRPRGQKPKDRSAPRRPADPVLAARIERDQQLRAVRKRFGEQHAAFRDWLPLKIGVLDDLCAQHPELDKALISLVLKLHVNHPRYHEHVAAGGPRYELDGTASPGPGVEASHVTRATRALERQKQRQAQNQGPAQKAAAHAETATAAQPAADQPAAEAEQPAADPSTAAQ from the coding sequence ATGCCGGTTGCCATGGTTCCGTTCGCCTTCATGTGGCGAGGCATGCGCGAGCAGGGTCGCGGCTTGCCGAAAGGCGCAATACGCGCGTCAGCGAGCAACGCACGCGATTGGTTATCATATCGGCGATTATTGGATCAGAGAGATTTCGTGAAAACCGCACCCCAACCGCGCCGCGCACTGAGCTTCCGCGAAGGCCTGCAGGAAATCAAGAAGGCGCTCGCGTCGAACCCCGAACGGCAGGACGAGGGGCAAGCCAACGCCGAGGCACCTGGCCAGACAAGGCCGGCCGATACGAACAAGCCCGGCACGCAGAACGCGCGATCGAACGGCCGGCAGGGGAAGACCGGCCAGCCCGGCAGGCCGTCGCACCCACGCCGGCCCGGCCCGAAGCCGGAGAGCGCCGCCCAGGGGCCGCGCGGCCCGAATCCGGACCAGCGACCGCGGGGACAGAAACCGAAGGACCGTAGTGCGCCCCGGCGTCCCGCCGACCCGGTACTGGCCGCACGCATCGAACGGGACCAGCAATTGCGGGCCGTGCGCAAGCGCTTCGGGGAGCAGCATGCAGCGTTTCGCGACTGGCTGCCGCTCAAGATCGGCGTGCTCGACGATCTCTGTGCGCAGCATCCCGAACTCGACAAGGCCCTCATTTCACTGGTGCTGAAGCTGCACGTGAACCATCCGCGCTATCACGAGCACGTGGCCGCGGGCGGTCCGCGCTACGAGCTGGACGGCACGGCCTCGCCGGGGCCGGGCGTGGAAGCCTCGCACGTCACGCGCGCCACGCGGGCCCTCGAGCGGCAGAAGCAGCGCCAGGCCCAGAATCAGGGGCCGGCTCAGAAGGCGGCTGCCCATGCGGAAACGGCAACGGCCGCGCAACCTGCGGCGGACCAGCCGGCCGCCGAAGCTGAACAGCCGGCTGCGGATCCGAGCACCGCGGCCCAATGA